The following proteins are encoded in a genomic region of Anabas testudineus chromosome 13, fAnaTes1.2, whole genome shotgun sequence:
- the c1qtnf5 gene encoding complement C1q tumor necrosis factor-related protein 5 has product MTSLRLLPLLHSLLILQVHISNQLEDNKIPPSLCTGHPGTPGTPGVHGSPGQPGRDGRDGRDAAPGEKGERGDRGDRGETGMRGLTGDKGDPGEKGERGQPGECAVAPKSAFSAKLSEGRTLPLTVGDAVSFDKILLNEQGDYNPETGRFTCRVPGVYYFAVHATVYRASLQFDLIKNGHAVASYFQFYGNWPKPASLSGGSLLHLIPGDQVWVQMALSEYNGFYSSTKTDSTFTGFLVYSDWKNSAVFA; this is encoded by the exons ATGACCTCACTCAGGCTGTTGCCGCTGTTGCACTCCCTCCTCATCCTGCAAGTCCATATTTCCAACCAGCTAGAAGACAACAAGATCCCTCCCAGTTTGTGCACTGGTCACCCCGGCACCCCAGGCACTCCCGGAGTTCATGGCAGCCCTGGTCAGCCAGGGAGAGATGGGAGAGATGGGAGGGACGCTGCTCCaggggagaaaggagagagaggggacagGGGGGACAGAG GTGAGACAGGAATGCGAGGCCTGACTGGAGACAAAGGTGACCCAGGAGAAAAAGGGGAGAGGGGGCAGCCAGGAGAGTGTGCTGTGGCCCCCAAGTCAGCCTTCAGCGCTAAACTGTCTGAGGGCCGCACTTTACCCCTCACCGTGGGTGATGCAGTCTCCTTTGACAAGATCCTACTGAATGAGCAGGGGGACTACAACCCAGAGACTGGACGCTTCACCTGCAGAGTCCCTGGAGTCTACTACTTTGCCGTCCATGCCACAGTCTACCGAGCCAGTCTGCAGTTTGACCTGATAAAGAACGGACATGCGGTGGCATCTTACTTTCAGTTTTATGGAAACTGGCCCAAACCGGCGTCTCTGTCAGGAGGCTCCCTGCTCCACCTCATCCCTGGTGACCAGGTGTGGGTCCAGATGGCTCTGTCAGAGTACAATGGATTTTACTCCAGCACCAAGACAGACAGCACCTTCACGGGCTTCCTGGTGTACTCAGACTGGAAAAACTCTGCTGTCTTTGCATGA
- the rnf26 gene encoding E3 ubiquitin-protein ligase RNF26 — translation MGLVNFVISTVGKCLDAACLLLDLNFVIVHSVVRTILAIINFITNLPTLLLTSLLELGNFTVVCLMSTAEATSSAAHSTVTLAGSLVLALEGLLESLKMVGYLSMHVLLRGKEQLCRGVLWLLEGCSIAVSLVVYFINTVVNFALIATQNVYMALVSVMQTVSSPLQKVLELTLTTFTFLYSSVVGTSAFLWSPCKLVLDFLFSLVHMFLSIFILNIYGLLLTVAITLTTTAYLNPELTRQAAVRLVDQVNSSPALRRLYQALQQLTTAMQRAPHFARCNIRHLQRLLHHLYLLERGLWQQMSRNSSQLGLALRTHFHRDNANREQGNGNPGEERRDPPDGRAGDGDHQELLDLVFPSCSTNRQLKKPSGQDSDSKPLPAENLLILLKEQEERKKCVICQDCTKTVVLLPCRHLCLCRDCTKILLRQPAYQQNCPLCRHMILNTMDVYV, via the coding sequence ATGGGTTTAGTGAACTTTGTCATCTCCACGGTAGGAAAATGCCTGGATGCTGCCTGCTTATTGCTGGACCTGAACTTTGTCATCGTCCACAGCGTGGTGCGGACCATCCTGGCGATTATCAACTTTATAACCAACCTGcccaccctcctcctcacctctctaCTGGAGCTGGGAAACTTCACCGTGGTTTGCTTGATGTCCACGGCAGAGGCAACTTCAAGCGCGGCCCACAGTACAGTCACCTTGGCTGGCAGCTTGGTGCTGGCTCTGGAGGGCCTGCTGGAGAGCCTGAAGATGGTGGGGTACCTGTCCATGCACGTCCTGCTTCGGGGGAAGGAGCAGCTGTGTCGAGGCGTGCTCTGGCTGCTGGAGGGCTGCAGCATTGCTGTCAGCCTGGTGGTCTATTTCATCAACACAGTGGTGAACTTTGCACTCATTGCCACTCAGAACGTGTACATGGCTTTAGTCAGTGTAATGCAGACAGTGTCCAGCCCGCTGCAGAAGGTGCTCGAGCTCACGCTGACCACCTTCACCTTTCTGTACAGTAGTGTGGTTGGGACATCAGCTTTCCTGTGGTCACCTTGTAAGCTGGTGCTGGACTTCTTGTTTTCACTGGTGCACATGTTCCTCAGCATCTTCATACTGAACATCTATGGCCTCCTGCTCACTGTTGCTATAACTCTAACCACCACAGCCTACTTGAACCCAGAGCTGACTCGACAGGCTGCTGTGAGACTTGTGGATCAAGTTAACTCTTCTCCGGCTCTACGTAGACTCTATCAAGCCCTGCAGCAGCTCACTACAGCTATGCAGAGAGCTCCTCATTTTGCACGCTGTAACATACGACACTTGCAGAGGCTACTCCATCACCTCTATCTGCTGGAGAGGGGACTTTGGCAGCAAATGTCTCGAAACAGCAGTCAGCTAGGTCTCGCATTGCGTACTCACTTCCACAGGGACAATGCCAACAGAGAGCAAGGCAATGGCAACCCTGGAGAGGAGCGACGGGATCCTCCTGATGGAAGAGCAGGAGATGGAGACCACCAGGAGCTGCTGGATTTAGTTTTCCCATCGTGCAGTACAAACAGACAACTTAAAAAGCCCTCAGGCCAAGACAGTGACAGTAAACCTCTGCCTGCCGAGAACCTGCTTATTCTGCtgaaggagcaggaggagaggaagaagtgtGTGATCTGCCAGGACTGTACCAAGACGGTGGTGCTACTGCCGTGCAGACATTTATGCTTGTGTAGAGATTGTACAAAAATCCTGTTGAGGCAGCCTGCTTACCAACAGAACTGCCCGCTCTGTCGGCACATGATCCTCAACACTATGGATGTGTATGTATGA